One Natronolimnobius sp. AArcel1 DNA window includes the following coding sequences:
- a CDS encoding DUF4013 domain-containing protein produces the protein MLTDALSYLNNSDDAWKTTILGGIFLLFSFLLLPLFLVWGYIVRVVDRTAHGDEEAPTFEEWGELLVDGAKVGLILLAYALVPAIVGTVLVGGILLVTGGEPGVLGIGALTISAFLTLAVAIAAMYVAPAGIANFAGERRLSAGIDLEALRPTLRTGTYASAWLIALGIVIVGGFVSGILASIPFLGALLGALVSFYALVTAYYVIGHTWGELHPVTLEQGGTESTDERPAV, from the coding sequence ATGCTAACTGACGCACTTTCCTACCTAAACAACAGTGACGACGCCTGGAAGACGACCATACTCGGCGGAATCTTTCTCTTGTTTAGCTTCTTGCTTCTCCCCCTGTTTCTCGTCTGGGGCTACATCGTCCGCGTTGTCGACCGAACGGCACACGGCGACGAGGAGGCACCGACATTCGAGGAATGGGGCGAGCTGCTGGTCGACGGCGCAAAAGTGGGCCTCATTTTGCTCGCGTACGCGCTCGTCCCGGCCATCGTCGGGACGGTACTCGTCGGCGGAATTCTGCTCGTAACGGGCGGCGAACCCGGCGTCCTCGGCATCGGCGCACTGACGATCAGCGCGTTCTTGACGCTTGCCGTCGCCATCGCCGCAATGTATGTCGCGCCAGCGGGAATCGCGAACTTCGCCGGCGAGCGACGACTCAGCGCGGGGATCGACCTCGAGGCGCTGCGCCCAACGCTTCGAACCGGAACCTACGCGAGCGCCTGGCTGATCGCACTCGGCATCGTGATCGTCGGCGGGTTCGTCTCCGGAATCCTCGCATCCATTCCGTTCCTCGGAGCGCTGCTGGGTGCACTCGTCTCATTCTACGCGCTGGTCACAGCGTACTACGTGATCGGACACACCTGGGGCGAACTCCACCCCGTCACCCTCGAGCAAGGCGGCACCGAATCGACCGACGAACGACCCGCCGTTTGA
- a CDS encoding mRNA surveillance protein pelota, with protein MQIKDREQVEGGRERVTVVPESVDDLWHLQYVLEPGDRVAGDTTRRIQRNDDQMRDTGGEREHMWVAIAVDDIDFHKFANRLRVGGEIVACSREDQLGFHHTLNVEEREELSIEKWFKPDQEARLEEAEEATENPDVAIATVEEGQAHVHTVAQYGTEERAAITGPTGKGEFARERSELFAELGNVLKRQDADAIILAGPGFTKQDAKKYIENNEPEVAEKLTMVDTAAVGDRGVHEVLKRGAVADVQQETRIESEAEYIDELTKRMAQGAKAAYGPDQVKQAAEFGAIERLLVLDDRLRKERGPEGEWALDIDDLVRTTEQKGGDVTVFSSEFPPGEQLSNLGGIAALLRYRLE; from the coding sequence ATGCAGATTAAAGACCGGGAGCAGGTCGAGGGCGGCCGCGAGCGGGTGACGGTCGTCCCTGAGAGCGTCGACGATCTCTGGCACCTCCAGTACGTCTTAGAGCCCGGCGACCGCGTCGCAGGCGATACGACCCGGCGGATTCAGCGCAACGACGACCAGATGCGGGATACGGGTGGCGAGCGCGAGCACATGTGGGTCGCCATCGCCGTCGACGATATCGACTTTCACAAGTTCGCGAACCGCCTCCGGGTCGGCGGCGAGATCGTCGCCTGTTCGCGCGAGGATCAACTCGGCTTTCATCACACCCTGAACGTCGAAGAGCGCGAGGAGCTCTCCATCGAGAAGTGGTTCAAGCCCGATCAGGAGGCCCGCCTCGAGGAGGCCGAAGAGGCCACCGAGAATCCAGACGTGGCTATCGCGACGGTTGAAGAAGGCCAGGCACACGTCCACACGGTCGCCCAGTACGGCACCGAGGAGCGTGCGGCGATCACCGGCCCGACCGGCAAGGGCGAGTTCGCCCGGGAGCGCTCCGAGCTGTTCGCCGAACTCGGCAACGTCCTCAAACGCCAGGACGCCGACGCGATCATTCTCGCCGGTCCTGGCTTTACGAAACAGGACGCAAAGAAGTACATCGAGAACAACGAGCCCGAAGTCGCCGAGAAGCTCACGATGGTCGATACAGCAGCCGTTGGCGACCGCGGGGTTCACGAGGTCCTGAAACGTGGAGCCGTCGCGGATGTCCAACAGGAGACGCGTATCGAGAGCGAGGCCGAGTACATCGACGAACTCACAAAGCGCATGGCACAGGGCGCGAAAGCCGCTTACGGCCCCGATCAGGTGAAGCAGGCCGCCGAGTTCGGTGCCATCGAGCGCCTACTCGTTCTGGACGACCGCCTGCGAAAAGAGCGCGGTCCCGAGGGCGAGTGGGCGCTCGACATCGACGACCTCGTCCGGACAACGGAGCAGAAAGGCGGCGACGTGACGGTGTTCTCGAGTGAGTTTCCACCGGGCGAACAGCTGTCGAATCTCGGCGGCATCGCAGCGCTGCTTCGCTATCGTCTCGAGTGA
- a CDS encoding zinc-dependent metalloprotease, whose amino-acid sequence MNLYRSVRAVAESSGDDAIDWESAAEAAKAATDPGSIALTAAEREAYARDVRDARAGVREVSGLEFDVPETVEIQNRHHWIDANVATFERIMRTLETHANTGAFPGVARTVNTGTMTVLLSFLGRNVLGQYDPLLLADSPQDDHALYFVQPNILNAADTLAVDSDRFRRWIAYHEVTHAAEFGAAPWLSEHLEQRMEDGIATLSHGSFDRKAFRELDAAMTVVEGYAELLMDHAFDGEYEDLRRKLDERRQGRGPLQQLFRRLLGLGLKRRQYERGKDFFEHIAAARDLETASLVWEGPEYLPSHDELDAPETWIRRVER is encoded by the coding sequence GTGAATCTCTATCGCAGCGTCCGGGCTGTTGCCGAATCGTCCGGTGACGATGCGATCGACTGGGAGTCGGCCGCAGAAGCGGCCAAAGCAGCAACCGATCCCGGCTCGATCGCGCTGACGGCAGCCGAGCGCGAGGCGTACGCACGCGACGTTCGAGACGCCCGTGCCGGCGTCCGCGAGGTTTCTGGACTCGAGTTTGACGTTCCCGAGACTGTCGAGATCCAAAACCGACATCACTGGATCGACGCCAACGTCGCGACCTTCGAGCGCATCATGCGCACACTCGAGACCCACGCCAACACTGGCGCGTTCCCGGGCGTCGCCCGCACGGTCAACACGGGTACCATGACCGTGCTCCTGTCGTTCCTCGGGCGAAACGTCCTCGGCCAGTACGATCCGCTCTTGCTCGCTGACTCGCCACAGGACGATCATGCGCTGTATTTCGTCCAGCCGAATATTCTCAATGCGGCGGACACGCTCGCGGTCGATTCCGACCGCTTCCGGCGCTGGATCGCCTACCACGAAGTGACTCACGCCGCCGAGTTCGGGGCCGCCCCGTGGCTTTCCGAACACCTTGAGCAACGAATGGAAGACGGTATCGCGACGCTCTCACACGGCTCGTTCGACCGTAAAGCGTTCCGCGAACTCGACGCGGCGATGACCGTCGTCGAGGGATACGCCGAACTCCTGATGGACCACGCCTTCGACGGCGAGTACGAGGATCTGCGGCGCAAACTCGACGAGCGACGCCAGGGTCGTGGCCCGCTTCAGCAGTTGTTCCGTCGCCTGCTCGGCCTCGGTCTGAAGCGCCGTCAGTACGAACGCGGCAAGGACTTCTTCGAACACATCGCTGCCGCACGCGACCTCGAGACGGCCTCGCTGGTCTGGGAGGGCCCGGAGTACCTGCCGAGTCACGACGAACTCGATGCGCCGGAGACGTGGATTCGCCGCGTTGAGCGCTGA
- a CDS encoding threonine synthase, with translation METTDAFVGLECVDCETTVDADESHTCPECGGRLEARYDYDAIELDRETLDSRPFDTQWRYEELLPFTSESAVSTDEGATALVECPALADELGVERVYIKDEGRNPTGTVEDRGQSVALTAASQHGATDVALASTGDSGQSAAAYAGRAGLESHVYLPSRSGFTTKAMVNVHGGDMNVVGGRYGDALEAAAEGLAEHDDWYSLQAFETPYRHEGAKTLLYELIEQLEWEVPDAICYPTGSGVGLAGLYKGATEFQKLGLIDDVPPLYAVQPSGCAPIVEAHEAGQDAHQPEETPDTICGALEIPDPAGGPQALEAIRESGGGAVTSDDPSILESGVQVAQHAGLEMAPSSAAAASGAWELAEQDAFDGDETVVICNTGTGNKEADVLRSHLMGQGI, from the coding sequence CTGGAGACGACTGACGCCTTCGTCGGCCTCGAGTGCGTCGACTGCGAAACGACGGTCGACGCCGACGAATCGCATACGTGCCCGGAGTGTGGGGGACGACTCGAGGCGCGCTACGACTACGACGCAATCGAACTGGATCGTGAGACGCTCGACTCGAGACCGTTCGACACCCAGTGGCGCTACGAGGAACTGCTGCCGTTTACCAGCGAGAGCGCAGTCTCGACGGATGAGGGAGCAACAGCGCTGGTCGAGTGCCCGGCGCTTGCGGACGAGTTGGGTGTCGAGCGTGTCTACATCAAAGACGAGGGACGGAACCCAACGGGGACGGTCGAAGATCGTGGCCAAAGCGTTGCCCTCACGGCGGCAAGCCAGCACGGCGCGACCGACGTTGCACTCGCGTCGACCGGCGATAGCGGCCAGTCTGCAGCCGCCTACGCGGGCCGCGCAGGCCTCGAGTCACACGTCTATCTCCCCTCGCGCTCGGGCTTTACGACCAAAGCGATGGTCAACGTCCACGGCGGCGACATGAACGTCGTCGGTGGGCGCTACGGTGATGCACTCGAGGCGGCTGCAGAGGGCCTTGCAGAACACGACGACTGGTACTCACTGCAGGCGTTCGAGACACCTTACCGCCACGAGGGCGCGAAAACGCTGCTGTACGAACTGATCGAACAACTCGAGTGGGAGGTGCCCGACGCGATCTGTTACCCGACTGGCAGCGGGGTCGGCCTCGCAGGTCTCTACAAGGGTGCAACGGAGTTCCAAAAACTGGGACTGATCGACGACGTGCCGCCGCTGTATGCAGTCCAACCAAGCGGCTGTGCACCCATCGTCGAGGCCCACGAGGCAGGCCAGGACGCCCACCAGCCCGAGGAAACCCCGGACACGATCTGTGGTGCACTCGAGATTCCAGACCCTGCAGGCGGCCCACAGGCGCTCGAGGCAATCCGCGAGAGCGGTGGCGGTGCCGTCACGAGTGACGATCCCAGTATTCTCGAGTCCGGTGTGCAGGTCGCCCAGCACGCGGGCCTCGAGATGGCACCGAGTTCGGCTGCGGCAGCCAGCGGGGCGTGGGAACTGGCCGAACAGGATGCCTTTGACGGCGACGAGACGGTTGTCATCTGCAACACAGGCACCGGGAACAAGGAGGCGGACGTGTTGCGCAGTCACCTGATGGGGCAAGGAATCTAA
- a CDS encoding 50S ribosomal protein L37e, with protein sequence MTGAGTPSQGKKNTTTHTKCRRCGEKSYHTKKKVCSSCGFGKSAKRRDYEWQSKTGDN encoded by the coding sequence ATGACTGGTGCAGGAACCCCGAGCCAAGGAAAGAAGAACACGACGACCCACACGAAGTGTCGTCGCTGCGGAGAGAAATCCTACCATACGAAGAAGAAAGTCTGCTCGTCCTGTGGCTTTGGCAAATCTGCCAAGCGCCGCGACTACGAGTGGCAGTCGAAAACCGGCGACAACTAA
- a CDS encoding LSM domain-containing protein has product MSGRPLDVLEASLGDRVIVRLKSGDEYDGDLAGYDQHMNLVLEDVTIATDAVSGSESADDGESIEDTTIIRGDNVVSITP; this is encoded by the coding sequence ATGAGTGGACGACCGCTGGACGTCCTCGAGGCGTCACTCGGCGACCGGGTCATAGTACGACTCAAAAGTGGTGACGAGTACGACGGCGATCTCGCTGGCTACGATCAGCATATGAACCTCGTACTCGAGGACGTGACGATTGCGACGGATGCCGTTTCGGGGTCGGAATCGGCCGACGACGGCGAGTCGATCGAAGACACAACCATTATACGCGGCGATAACGTCGTTTCGATCACTCCATGA